A DNA window from Lutra lutra chromosome 8, mLutLut1.2, whole genome shotgun sequence contains the following coding sequences:
- the LOC125107010 gene encoding collagen alpha-1(I) chain-like, whose translation MGQPAPNLPVSLPSLGLTQAPGGLSWCFLQASPVFSILDAELRMRQNRTFHYLWSIVASCAGKSRLETSALRAGQWAGCGDESGRLAPARRWPFPAGPGACAGRGWSPAQLGPERKNQAWVARPWPERPDADPGVGAPGARGPRGGGRGRPRALAPHVHPPEAHGRRLPAASAAPCGAGGVRGPLRRPGAPPSRVGIPRAVLGERPGARGQRRRRTRPAGGTARQTMRPAQNRAARVGPAGARVAECVCVRLPINADRPRPIGRAPPASPPTATAHWARLPPAPRPTGDLLAVVSQCSASRLRQPGCQGLKGIVTGETASLRMARGSGEQEE comes from the exons ATGGGGCAGCCGGCACCCAACCTGCCGGTGTCCCTGCCCAGCCTCGGGCTCACTCAGGCCCCGGGAGGCCTCTCCTGGTGCTTTCTACAAGCTTCTCCTGTTTTCAGCATACTGGATGCTGAGCTGCGCATGAGGCAGAACCGGACCTTCCACTACCTTTGGTCCATAGTCGC GTCCTGCGCGGGGAAGTCCCGCCTGGAGACATCCGCCCTCCGCGCCGGCCAGTGGGCGGGCTGCGGAGATGAGTCAGGGCGGCTGGCCCCGGCGCGGCGCTGGCCCTTCCCCGCCGGCCCAGGGGCGTGCGCCGGGCGGGGCTGGAGCCCGGCCCAGCTTGGCCcggagaggaagaaccaggccTGGGTAGCTCGGCCCTGGCCGGAGCGGCCCGACGCTGACCCTGGAGTCGGCGCGCCCGGAGCCCGGGGCCCGCGGGGAGGCGGGCGAGGCCGGCCCCGCGCCCTTGCCCCGCACGTCCACCCGCCAGAGGCCCACGGCCGGCGGTTACCTGCTGCCTCGGCTGCTCCGTGCGGGGCCGGGGGCGTGCGAGGCCCGCTGCGCCGCCCGGGCGCGCCCCCTTCCCGCGTCGGAATCCCGCGAGCGGTGCTCGGTGAGAGGCCCGGGGCGCGCGGACAGCGGCGGCGCCGGACGAGGCCAGCAGGCGGGACGGCGCGGCAGACAATGCGACCCGCGCAGAACCGCGCTGCGCGAGTGGGGCCGGCCGGCGCGCGCGTGGccgagtgtgtatgtgtgcgccTGCCAATCAACGCTGACAGGCCGCGGCCCATTGGCCGCGCCCCGCCCGCGTCACCGCCCACTGCCACCGCCCATTGGGCG CGCTTGCCTCCCGCGCCTCGTCCCACCGGTGACCTATTGGCCGTGGTGTCCCAGTGCTCCGCAAGCCGACTCCGCCAGCCGGGGTGCCAGGGCCTTAAAGGCATCGTGACGGGGGAGACAGCCTCTCTGAGGATGGCCCGGGGAAGTGGGGAGCAAGAGGAGTAG